A DNA window from Phaeobacter sp. A36a-5a contains the following coding sequences:
- a CDS encoding TRAP transporter small permease, which produces MMAVLSVLNILRPLNTGLLALGRWVGVFAIGLMVLAILIQVFFRYVLGSALPWPDEAARFCMLWMTGLMAPTALRNGGFVAIDVIDSLLRGRLFHLLQLLLLAIGLTVLIVGIQIGYREVTGLGGRFATASLYVPTSLGFDSWHRVPRSWMMLSLVVGLGLLILVNIELILERIVRLFGQGDRLPDRPGMTIGGAE; this is translated from the coding sequence ATGATGGCAGTTCTGTCGGTCCTGAACATACTGCGCCCGCTCAACACCGGCCTGCTTGCGCTCGGCCGATGGGTGGGCGTTTTTGCCATTGGCCTGATGGTTCTGGCGATCCTGATTCAGGTCTTCTTTCGCTACGTGCTGGGCAGTGCCTTGCCCTGGCCGGATGAGGCCGCGCGGTTCTGCATGTTGTGGATGACCGGCCTGATGGCGCCGACCGCACTGCGCAACGGTGGTTTTGTGGCCATTGATGTTATCGACTCTCTGCTGCGTGGGCGGCTGTTCCACCTGCTGCAGCTGCTGCTATTGGCGATTGGCCTGACAGTGCTGATCGTTGGTATTCAGATCGGATATAGGGAGGTCACCGGTCTTGGCGGGCGGTTTGCCACTGCCTCGCTCTATGTTCCGACCTCTCTCGGGTTTGACAGCTGGCACCGGGTGCCCCGAAGCTGGATGATGCTGTCGCTTGTGGTGGGCCTGGGCCTGCTGATCCTGGTCAATATCGAGCTGATCCTGGAACGCATCGTGCGACTGTTCGGTCAGGGTGATCGCCTGCCGGACCGTCCAGGCATGACCATCGGAGGGGCCGAGTGA
- a CDS encoding TRAP transporter large permease: MLIWFLPLFLFLLLIGLPVFFCLLAAPGALLWLNGQERDLTLLYRNLYNGMDSFPLMAIPFFMLAGELMNRGGITVRLVEFSQALMGHLRGGLAQVNILSSILFAGLSGSAVADTSALGSMLIPAMEREGYSRKFAAAVTAASSVIGPIIPPSGIMIIYAYVMGESVAALFLAGIVPGVLVGVGLMIMVRAMADRYELPAARRVVFDSVEIGAMERWFSFGLVRLNLGLLLAQFVPLGEGAGAQIKWLVFLGAVLFAHGLMLGLRRMVSPAFRTICKRAVVPLQTPVLILGGILAGVFTPTEAAAVAVAYALLISFLVLGSMRLADLPQVFTRAGITSAVVLLLVGAAMSFKTVVSLSHAPEQLADFILTLSENPLILLFLINLLLFVVGMFLDAGPAIIILGPILGPVFTDLGVDSVHFAIIMCVNLTVGLATPPMGLVLFVAAAVSQERVTTIARAILPFLAIEIAVIFLITFVPAISLTIPRLTGFLN, translated from the coding sequence ATGCTGATCTGGTTCCTACCGCTGTTCCTGTTTCTTCTGCTGATCGGTCTGCCGGTCTTTTTCTGTCTTCTGGCAGCCCCGGGTGCCCTACTGTGGCTGAATGGCCAAGAACGCGATCTCACCCTGTTGTATCGCAATCTCTATAACGGGATGGACAGCTTTCCGCTGATGGCGATCCCGTTTTTCATGCTGGCTGGCGAGTTGATGAATCGCGGTGGTATCACCGTTCGGCTGGTCGAATTCTCGCAGGCGCTGATGGGTCATCTGCGCGGCGGTCTGGCGCAGGTGAACATCCTGTCGTCGATCTTGTTTGCCGGCCTCTCGGGCTCTGCCGTGGCCGATACCTCTGCCCTTGGGTCCATGTTGATCCCGGCGATGGAGCGCGAAGGCTACAGTCGCAAATTCGCCGCGGCCGTCACTGCCGCCAGTTCGGTGATCGGGCCAATCATTCCGCCATCCGGCATTATGATCATCTATGCTTATGTCATGGGCGAAAGCGTTGCCGCGCTGTTCCTCGCAGGCATCGTTCCGGGTGTTCTGGTCGGCGTCGGCCTGATGATCATGGTCCGCGCCATGGCCGACCGGTATGAGCTGCCGGCCGCACGGCGGGTGGTGTTCGACAGCGTTGAGATCGGCGCGATGGAGCGCTGGTTCTCCTTTGGGCTGGTGCGGCTCAACCTTGGCCTGTTGCTGGCACAGTTTGTCCCGCTGGGCGAGGGGGCCGGAGCGCAGATCAAATGGCTGGTGTTCCTTGGCGCGGTTCTGTTTGCCCATGGGCTGATGCTGGGGCTGCGCCGGATGGTCAGCCCGGCGTTTCGCACCATTTGCAAACGAGCGGTGGTGCCGTTGCAGACGCCTGTCCTGATCCTTGGTGGCATTCTTGCCGGCGTATTCACCCCGACCGAGGCAGCTGCCGTGGCGGTGGCCTATGCGCTGCTGATCAGCTTTCTGGTGCTGGGGTCGATGCGGCTGGCGGACCTGCCGCAGGTGTTCACGAGGGCGGGGATCACCTCCGCCGTGGTGCTGCTGCTGGTGGGCGCCGCGATGTCGTTCAAGACCGTCGTCAGCCTCAGTCACGCGCCGGAACAGCTGGCGGATTTCATCCTCACCCTCTCGGAAAATCCGCTGATCCTGCTGTTCCTGATCAATCTCTTGCTGTTTGTCGTGGGCATGTTCCTGGATGCGGGCCCTGCGATCATCATCCTTGGCCCGATCCTCGGACCGGTGTTCACCGATCTTGGCGTCGACTCGGTCCATTTTGCCATCATCATGTGTGTGAACCTGACGGTTGGTCTGGCGACACCGCCGATGGGGCTGGTGCTGTTTGTGGCAGCCGCCGTTTCGCAAGAGCGGGTCACAACAATTGCCCGGGCGATCCTGCCCTTTCTTGCGATTGAAATTGCGGTGATCTTTCTGATCACCTTTGTGCCGGCCATTTCGCTGACCATTCCGCGGTTGACCGGATTTCTGAACTAA